The genomic interval aagtaatattaaaGTGACAAAACACTCGTTATTTTTAGCAATTTAACTAAACAACTCTTTAGTCGACGGAGGCgtcgtgttttgtttatgcttgtaTAGCCAGTTTCACACAGCGCGCGGCACTCATTCTGTGTTGCCATGGTCACTCATTataagcttgttgtttaagCTCGTCTCATAAAGCAAACGGGTTtatggagttattaaagtgagcagacaTGAATCGCgattttcagcataaagcatttggatAGGCTTGTGCTTTCCCTGTGATTCGCCGCGCATACACGAGAGACACAGGTTACACCGGTGCACGTAAACGTCATTAACAACAAGTTGTTCAGTTCGGTTCCGTACACACTGCAtagaatttctgtaaatgcggttgtcactacctgtatttttcgggagttaatacggttgtagaatgcggttgtcactcccgtatttTACTGAACTCTTTGTGTACAGAACgtgattaagcactaaaaggtgaactgacaaccgaatttagctgcagtgtgtacgtggccataATAGTAGCCTACTAGAAACAAAAACATCTctagttttaaaaatatgcactgatgtctatggaagcggCAATAACAATCCTTTCAtaatttgatgtattttattgATATCACACATTGATATCAATCCCACACGTTGATAACATCCCATTGcaaatatctaaaatataatCTTAAATCAAGAAATAGCTGCCAGAGAGGTCAGAAATTCAAACTTAATTATAAGTTTAAAACGTAGGGGAGAACCGGGACGAAAGTAACGCGGGACGAAAGTAACAAAGCGATTTTTTCAGAGCTCTGACTActgttgaaaaaatgttttataaaataaattgacattgccccccaaaaaatattctaaacaatTCAAGTTTGTACTGTCGGGTtacttttgaaacatttgatgaaactaaaattctcaatttaaaatgaaaatgtaatttaatattttttttttcaaagagaaaggacaaaatatgtttgcagttaCTTATTAACAAGGTCATAGTCAtggatatttaataaaaacaagactaaCACAAAAAAATCTAGCTTGTATTGTTGTGTTACTTTCGTCCCACCTGATGGGGTCGAAAGTAACAATGTGCAATTTATGTTCAAATGAAATTATACTGAAGCCGTtctacatttgtacaaaatacCACCTGGTATTGATAGACCACACCTGTGAGTTATtgaccacagcaaaaatatattgctgtctaaaacattatcttttaaaatgacatttttgtgaaaaatggtaCTTTCGTCCCTGCTCTCCACTAATTATAACATAAACCTAATTTAaaaggaaaacaagattatgTTTCTTACCTCACTGGCAGatgtttcttgttttaagcttaattttcacttaattttgatcattttttcagtaaacaagacttaAGTAATTTTGtagtatcttgatttaagaatgtttagatatttgtactggaaaacaagacaaaaatggacagtaaaaaattttttttgtgatgtacTGGTCAGGACAGGATCTGTATttcaacagttttttttcttacagtgtaGTGATGCATGAACAGCTGACATTTCCATTTGTATTTCATTCAGTCATCTTTGTGCATAAATGGTAAAGTAGCCTTTATCAGTCTTGATGTATTTTGCATCGAGATGATTCACTTGCTCcttaacattttaatgcatgagTGTATCAATTTGCATGTTTCTCTGAAACGGAATTGTATCATCACAGCTTCACAGCTTCACAACCTGCACCCTTCTGAGAGATGTAGGACTGTACTTCGGTGTAGCTGTCTTATTTCTCTTCTGTCTATGTGATCTGTTCTGACTTCTACATTTTCTTGAAGAGGTGCATTTCAGGACCAAGAATCATGCATTACCTCCTGCTGGGATGTTCAGTGATGGCACTGATTTACCTCTCAGGTAAATGGCTGTTCAACACatcaaaaactgcatttttgttTGACTTTTAAACATGTTGCTCTCTTAAATGCTACATTTTGGTGCACTTTTTAAGTTCTGGGAGAAATTCTTTAGGACAGCAGGTCTTTACCACCAATTCATATGATTTTTGTTTCACCTTTAAAAGTTGCATGATTACATTTTGCATATTACAGTTGCCCTAGACTTGTTTTCAGTGTTGTTGTTCTTCCTTTCCATCTGTGAGTGAAAGAGGAAGTCCCACCGCATCAAAACAAGTTTGCATTTGCCAGATATCCTTCTCAGAACTTAAAAATAAGCCGTTATAATGTGGGATGCACATACTTTTCAGTGATAATGGCAAGCGTGTTTTTTACTTCTGCTGataaattacagcaaatgaccTTTGCGATATTAAACCGGTTCTGTCTTATATATTTTCTCTTTATCCATCTCATAATTTCAGCTGAAGAAAAGAATATCCACGTGTACCAGAAGCCACGATTTTTTGGTGTCAAGACAGGTCGCAGTGTGATAATATACTGTGTGTCGTCTCAACCGTCTTTGCCGGCTAATGTAGAGTGGTTCAAAGACCAGGATTCCAATCTACTCAAGAACCAAAgccaaaaaataattataaaggaGAAGACTGAACAAAGAAATGCCTCCCTTACCATAAGGAAAGTGGAGATTGAAGACAGTGGCATTTATTATTGCATACTGAATAAAATTCATGGACCGGGAACTGCTCTAGAAGTGTCCAGTAGGTGTTGATTTATTGTTGATGTCATTCACTTTCTTTCTTCGCTAGcctgtttaccatatttgtatttctttgtttcttCCACAGGATATAGTGATCCCAAAGCTGTCTTGCGGAGATCGAGAGTCAAGGATGTTATTATTTTCCTTCAGGCTTTTCTGTTGATTTTGTGCATTGTTGTTCCTCTGATTCAGTTTTACAGGCTGGTAAGAGCCACACAAACTTCCTCTATTGCTTTGTGCACTTGTTGTATTTAATGTGTGAGGTATC from Ctenopharyngodon idella isolate HZGC_01 chromosome 12, HZGC01, whole genome shotgun sequence carries:
- the cd79b gene encoding B-cell antigen receptor complex-associated protein beta chain; protein product: MHYLLLGCSVMALIYLSAEEKNIHVYQKPRFFGVKTGRSVIIYCVSSQPSLPANVEWFKDQDSNLLKNQSQKIIIKEKTEQRNASLTIRKVEIEDSGIYYCILNKIHGPGTALEVSRYSDPKAVLRRSRVKDVIIFLQAFLLILCIVVPLIQFYRLGKKEEADYEEPEDDHIYEGLEIEQCGGDIYEDISTYAQPTDAAWEVESPDQE